One window from the genome of Nocardioides panaciterrulae encodes:
- a CDS encoding DUF427 domain-containing protein yields the protein MQQQREVPGPGQESVWDYPRPPRLERTEELVEVELGGRVVASSRAGWRVLETSHPPTYYLPREAFVAGSLRPCPGATWCEWKGRASYFDVVATGPAGAQVVAPRAAWTYEHPTPGFVELAGAVAVMPGLVDRCTVDGETVVPQPGGFYGGWITGRFVGPFKGAPGTAGW from the coding sequence GTGCAGCAGCAGCGTGAGGTCCCGGGGCCGGGACAGGAGTCGGTGTGGGACTACCCGCGGCCGCCCCGGCTGGAGCGGACCGAGGAGCTGGTCGAGGTCGAGCTCGGCGGCCGCGTGGTCGCCAGCAGCCGGGCCGGCTGGCGGGTGCTGGAGACCAGCCACCCCCCGACGTACTACCTGCCCCGCGAGGCGTTCGTCGCCGGCAGTCTGCGGCCGTGCCCCGGTGCCACGTGGTGCGAGTGGAAGGGGCGGGCGTCGTACTTCGACGTGGTCGCCACCGGCCCGGCGGGGGCGCAGGTCGTGGCCCCTCGGGCCGCCTGGACCTACGAGCACCCCACCCCGGGCTTCGTCGAGCTGGCGGGGGCGGTCGCGGTGATGCCGGGGCTGGTGGACCGGTGCACGGTGGACGGGGAGACCGTGGTGCCGCAGCCGGGCGGCTTCTACGGCGGCTGGATCACCGGCCGGTTCGTCGGCCCGTTCAAGGGCGCGCCGGGCACCGCCGGCTGGTAG
- a CDS encoding FtsX-like permease family protein translates to MTATPPPKDRSPAHSSDPPGRAARTRLSRSQLLATVARGVRSRALLSAGSVLLTVLAVGAAVLGPVFQQAVVSSYLVSRLNESPNELTGLTWRFQPDGGVRDVHRAIGLAEDAAADQTHGPFLPPQSLVESPRMTALADAKVEVLGKQGACSHLVVQGRCPSRPGEILMLAKDLELTGLSPGSAIDTGPQGRGGFGRLTVVGSYEVPVDATDYWFLPARFSSIPPTTNSPYQPAPFVTSLGTFDQVEPARYSVLVDRRLQVPPDFRLSDLAPVERMGHHLDGRVTPVRGGTLTGDTINDLTGIAREIERQQSTAKASVTPAVISLVLVAMALLLRLLVAAAELRLPELALASLRGLPRRRMWTLGLSEPLALLGLSFPVGVIAGLGSSFVLVRWWLVPGLPMPVPGVALASALVVTVASVLVAVVAVGRVLRVPLSDQLTGVRRPQRTSRLGLIGQLALLAAAVAVLASKLTAGRPGQPDLTDLVLPVLLAVVTGLAATRLVAAAASRWTRARPRARSLAGFVAARAISRRREGTLVILPLTAAIAICVFGAGVYQSASLWRESVAATTAPAGQVWTSSATLDQTVALTHRLDPRGRWLMAAGQIDSLGPTYTVVDAPRLGRVAAWQDQWTPGTSADEIARRIGLPATVPTVTGSRVGITVDNRVSSGEDLYLRLRLDVLGERTHLLFLGPLASGTSSVSGPVSYCREGCLLQGMTLGGSAALPTTMTGTLTISDVVVDGRTVASGIRSAGWVRSPDDQPDGAVTAVRTEGDRLVVAVDSGGRPAIGRITSGGVPSRLPVVAGAHASTTAASGSFSNTSAYEFPVDPVITSGSVPFLGPSGLMVDYDMLTTTRTIDDQGQAVHVLARADTPASVVLGLQEAGVTRSTTLAAVKHTLDQGAYALALRLYAVVAGLVLVMALAGLFVSTAVQLPARRRDAASLRVVGMSRRSVMSSVVRELVVVLGGTALAGLAAGTLAEYVVLRTVTLGYLQDIRTPPLVAQLDVQRLAVLALLAGGLFAVVAVASAVLTVRGARGATLREDAR, encoded by the coding sequence GTGACCGCCACGCCGCCGCCGAAGGACCGGTCACCGGCACACTCGTCCGACCCGCCCGGCCGTGCGGCGCGGACGCGGCTCAGCAGGAGTCAGCTGCTCGCCACCGTGGCCCGGGGCGTGCGGTCCCGCGCCCTGCTCTCGGCCGGGTCGGTGCTGCTCACGGTCCTGGCCGTCGGGGCTGCCGTGCTGGGCCCGGTGTTCCAGCAGGCCGTGGTGAGCTCCTACCTGGTCAGCCGGCTCAACGAGTCCCCCAACGAGCTCACCGGCCTCACCTGGCGGTTCCAGCCGGACGGTGGGGTCCGCGACGTGCACCGTGCCATCGGGCTTGCTGAGGACGCGGCGGCCGACCAGACGCACGGCCCGTTCCTGCCACCGCAGTCGCTGGTCGAGAGCCCGCGGATGACGGCCCTGGCCGACGCGAAGGTCGAGGTGCTCGGCAAGCAGGGTGCCTGCTCCCACCTCGTCGTCCAGGGACGCTGTCCGAGCCGGCCCGGCGAGATCCTGATGCTCGCCAAGGACCTCGAGCTGACCGGGTTGTCCCCGGGCAGCGCGATCGACACCGGCCCCCAGGGACGCGGTGGCTTCGGCAGGCTGACGGTGGTCGGCAGCTACGAGGTGCCGGTCGACGCGACCGACTACTGGTTCCTGCCGGCCCGGTTCAGCAGCATCCCGCCCACCACCAACTCGCCGTACCAGCCGGCGCCGTTCGTGACCTCGCTGGGCACCTTCGACCAGGTCGAGCCCGCGCGGTACAGCGTGCTGGTCGACCGGCGGCTGCAGGTCCCGCCCGACTTCAGGCTCAGCGACCTGGCGCCAGTGGAGCGGATGGGCCACCATCTCGATGGTCGGGTCACGCCGGTCCGTGGCGGGACGTTGACCGGCGACACCATCAACGACCTCACGGGGATCGCCCGGGAGATCGAGCGGCAGCAGTCAACCGCCAAGGCCTCGGTCACGCCGGCGGTGATCTCGCTGGTGCTCGTCGCGATGGCACTGCTGCTGCGGCTGCTGGTGGCCGCGGCGGAGCTGCGCCTGCCCGAGCTCGCGCTGGCGTCGTTGCGCGGCCTGCCGCGTCGGCGGATGTGGACCCTCGGCCTGTCGGAGCCGCTTGCCCTGCTGGGCCTCTCGTTCCCGGTCGGGGTCATCGCCGGTCTCGGGTCCTCCTTCGTGCTGGTGCGGTGGTGGCTGGTCCCGGGCCTGCCGATGCCGGTCCCGGGGGTCGCGCTGGCCTCGGCGCTGGTGGTCACGGTCGCCTCGGTGCTCGTGGCGGTGGTCGCCGTCGGCCGGGTGCTGCGGGTCCCCCTGTCCGATCAGCTCACCGGTGTCCGCCGACCGCAGCGGACCTCACGGCTCGGACTGATCGGACAGCTCGCCCTCCTCGCCGCGGCCGTCGCGGTGCTGGCCAGCAAGCTGACCGCCGGCCGACCGGGGCAGCCCGACCTGACCGACCTGGTGCTGCCGGTGCTGCTGGCCGTGGTCACCGGTCTCGCGGCGACCCGACTGGTCGCGGCGGCGGCCTCGCGCTGGACCCGGGCCCGCCCCCGGGCCCGGTCCCTGGCGGGCTTCGTGGCGGCCCGGGCGATCAGCCGCAGGCGGGAGGGCACGCTGGTGATCCTGCCGCTGACCGCCGCGATCGCCATCTGCGTGTTCGGGGCCGGGGTCTATCAGTCCGCGAGCCTGTGGCGGGAGAGCGTGGCCGCCACGACCGCGCCGGCCGGGCAGGTCTGGACGTCGTCGGCGACGCTCGACCAGACCGTCGCGCTGACCCACCGGCTCGACCCCAGGGGCCGGTGGCTGATGGCGGCCGGCCAGATCGACAGTCTCGGCCCGACGTACACCGTCGTCGACGCGCCCCGCCTGGGCCGGGTGGCGGCGTGGCAGGACCAGTGGACCCCCGGCACCAGCGCCGACGAGATCGCCCGACGGATCGGTCTGCCGGCGACGGTGCCGACCGTCACCGGCTCGCGGGTCGGGATCACTGTCGACAACCGGGTCAGCTCGGGGGAGGACCTCTACCTCCGGCTCCGGCTCGACGTCCTCGGAGAGCGCACCCACCTGCTCTTCCTCGGGCCCCTCGCGTCCGGCACCAGCAGCGTCTCGGGGCCGGTGTCCTACTGCCGCGAGGGCTGCCTGCTGCAGGGCATGACCCTGGGTGGGTCCGCCGCGCTGCCGACCACGATGACGGGCACGCTCACGATCAGCGACGTCGTCGTGGACGGCAGGACGGTGGCCAGCGGGATCCGGTCCGCCGGCTGGGTCCGCAGCCCCGATGACCAGCCCGACGGTGCCGTCACAGCGGTGCGGACCGAGGGCGACCGGTTGGTGGTCGCCGTGGACTCGGGCGGCCGGCCGGCGATCGGGCGGATCACCTCCGGGGGTGTGCCGTCGAGGCTCCCGGTCGTGGCGGGCGCCCACGCGTCCACGACGGCAGCCTCGGGCAGCTTCAGCAACACGAGTGCCTACGAGTTCCCGGTGGACCCGGTGATCACCTCCGGCAGCGTGCCGTTCCTCGGGCCGAGCGGCCTGATGGTCGACTACGACATGCTGACGACCACCCGCACCATCGACGACCAGGGGCAGGCGGTCCACGTGCTGGCCCGTGCGGACACCCCGGCCTCGGTCGTCCTGGGACTGCAGGAGGCGGGTGTCACGCGCAGCACCACGCTCGCCGCGGTCAAGCACACCCTCGACCAGGGCGCCTACGCGCTGGCCCTGCGGCTCTACGCCGTCGTCGCGGGGCTGGTGCTCGTGATGGCGCTCGCGGGACTCTTCGTGAGCACAGCCGTCCAGCTGCCCGCCCGCCGACGCGACGCCGCGTCGCTGCGGGTCGTGGGTATGTCCCGGCGCTCGGTGATGTCCTCGGTGGTGCGCGAGCTCGTCGTGGTGCTCGGGGGCACCGCCCTGGCCGGCCTCGCCGCGGGCACGCTCGCGGAGTACGTCGTGCTGCGGACCGTCACGCTCGGCTATCTCCAGGACATCCGGACGCCACCCCTGGTGGCGCAGCTCGACGTGCAGCGACTCGCCGTTCTCGCCCTGCTCGCCGGAGGGCTCTTCGCGGTGGTGGCCGTGGCCAGCGCCGTACTGACCGTCCGGGGTGCGCGCGGCGCGACGCTGCGGGAGGACGCACGCTGA
- a CDS encoding M3 family metallopeptidase, with product MTQTPLPEHPPTAEPAPLALPDAAGARAWVEARTAEGFARVRELVARLREARPADPLTVLRSWDEVSLALSDVAAVGSLWANVHPLLEVRTACERAEVEADRLGTELRQDRGLYDVFAALDPAGLDPEAARLLDKTLQDFRRAGVDRDHATRARLAQIEERLTELVQDFGRTIRDDVRRVRVPADRLAGMPQDWLDAHPADADGLVTVTTDYPDAVPVRMFVHDPQVRRDVTVAFLQRGWPANEPLLTELVALRHELATLVGFPDWASYDAEVKMIGAGARIPEFIDRIAAAAEEPMRRDLDVVLERYRRDVPGATTIDAADAGYYEELVRKEQLDVDAQQVRTYFDFAKVRQGLLDVTGRLFGLRWVEVPDAPVWHEDVTVYDVYDESDLHDGADPDSAVPGERAQPASRRIGRIHLDLHPREGKYKHAAQFTLADGLVGRQLSEGALVCNFPRGLMEHSDVVTLFHEFGHLVHHVLAGRARWTRFSGVATEWDFVEAPSQMLEEWAWDAGVLRGFATDAAGEPIPAELVERMRAADDFGKGYQARQQMFYAAMSYWFHTDRPADLTGRMVELQQRYSPYAWIEGTHMFASFGHLGGYSSAYYTYMWSLVIAKDLFSAFDPGDLFAPEVALRYRHKVLAPGGSRDAADLVEDFLGRPYTFDAYAAWLAR from the coding sequence GTGACCCAGACGCCGCTCCCGGAGCACCCGCCCACCGCCGAACCGGCCCCGCTGGCCCTGCCCGACGCCGCCGGCGCCCGGGCCTGGGTCGAGGCGCGCACCGCGGAGGGCTTCGCGCGGGTGCGCGAGCTGGTCGCGCGGCTCCGCGAGGCGCGGCCGGCCGACCCGCTGACGGTGCTGCGCAGCTGGGACGAGGTCTCCCTGGCGCTCTCCGACGTGGCCGCGGTCGGGTCGCTGTGGGCCAACGTGCACCCGCTGCTGGAGGTGCGCACCGCCTGCGAGCGGGCCGAGGTCGAGGCCGACCGGCTGGGCACCGAGCTGCGCCAGGACCGGGGGCTCTACGACGTGTTCGCGGCCCTCGACCCGGCCGGGCTGGACCCGGAGGCCGCCCGGCTGCTGGACAAGACCCTGCAGGACTTCCGGCGCGCCGGCGTCGACCGCGACCACGCGACCCGCGCGCGGCTGGCGCAGATCGAGGAGCGGCTGACCGAGCTGGTCCAGGACTTCGGCCGCACGATCCGCGACGACGTGCGCCGGGTCCGGGTGCCGGCCGACCGGCTGGCCGGGATGCCGCAGGACTGGCTCGACGCCCACCCCGCGGACGCCGACGGCCTGGTCACCGTGACCACCGACTACCCCGACGCCGTGCCGGTGCGGATGTTCGTCCACGACCCGCAGGTGCGCCGCGACGTCACCGTCGCGTTCCTGCAGCGGGGCTGGCCCGCGAACGAGCCGCTGCTCACCGAGCTCGTCGCGCTGCGCCACGAGCTCGCCACGCTGGTCGGGTTCCCGGACTGGGCGTCCTACGACGCCGAGGTGAAGATGATCGGCGCCGGCGCGCGGATCCCGGAGTTCATCGACCGGATCGCCGCCGCGGCCGAGGAGCCGATGCGCCGCGACCTCGACGTGGTCCTCGAGCGCTACCGCCGCGACGTCCCCGGCGCCACGACGATCGACGCCGCCGACGCCGGCTACTACGAGGAGCTGGTCCGCAAGGAGCAGCTCGACGTCGACGCCCAGCAGGTGCGCACCTACTTCGACTTCGCCAAGGTGCGCCAGGGGCTGCTCGACGTCACCGGCCGGCTGTTCGGGCTGCGCTGGGTCGAGGTGCCCGACGCCCCGGTGTGGCACGAGGACGTCACGGTCTACGACGTGTACGACGAGTCCGACCTGCACGACGGGGCCGACCCGGACTCCGCCGTTCCCGGGGAGCGAGCGCAGCCAGCGTCTCGACGGATCGGCCGGATCCACCTCGACCTGCACCCGCGTGAGGGCAAGTACAAGCACGCCGCCCAGTTCACGCTCGCCGACGGGCTGGTGGGCCGGCAGCTGTCCGAGGGGGCGCTGGTCTGCAACTTCCCGCGCGGGCTGATGGAGCACTCCGACGTCGTGACGCTCTTCCACGAGTTCGGCCACCTGGTCCACCACGTGCTGGCCGGCCGGGCCCGCTGGACCCGCTTCTCCGGGGTCGCGACCGAGTGGGACTTCGTCGAGGCGCCCAGCCAGATGCTCGAGGAGTGGGCCTGGGACGCCGGCGTGCTGCGCGGCTTCGCCACCGACGCCGCCGGCGAGCCGATCCCGGCCGAGCTGGTCGAGCGGATGCGCGCGGCGGACGACTTCGGCAAGGGCTACCAGGCCCGGCAGCAGATGTTCTACGCCGCGATGTCGTACTGGTTCCACACCGACCGGCCCGCGGACCTGACCGGCCGGATGGTCGAGCTGCAGCAGCGCTACTCGCCGTACGCGTGGATCGAGGGCACCCACATGTTCGCGAGCTTCGGGCACCTCGGCGGCTACTCCTCGGCGTACTACACCTACATGTGGTCGCTGGTCATCGCCAAGGACCTGTTCAGCGCCTTCGACCCCGGCGACCTGTTCGCGCCCGAGGTCGCCCTGCGCTACCGCCACAAGGTGCTCGCCCCCGGCGGCAGCCGGGACGCCGCGGACCTGGTCGAGGACTTCCTCGGCCGGCCCTACACCTTCGACGCGTACGCCGCCTGGCTGGCCCGCTGA
- a CDS encoding PadR family transcriptional regulator translates to MGSWGNWGGPWGGFPPVGPWGGVGGGPGRSGKPGPPPWLTGLFGLAQPEPPRGPRARRGDVRAAILDVLRGEPMNGYQVMQQIAERSGGAWKPSPGSVYPTIQQLEDEGLIEGIDGSGQRKLKPTTAGWHYIDEHREELEDVWRPFERSEGEERGAGFGDLKPEIGQVLSAVWQIITQGSDRQRREAVAVLVETRRRLYGILAEGDDPTDPGSRDAGGEESDDGTGDGVAS, encoded by the coding sequence ATGGGGAGCTGGGGAAATTGGGGCGGGCCGTGGGGCGGGTTCCCGCCGGTGGGGCCGTGGGGCGGCGTCGGTGGCGGTCCGGGGCGCTCCGGCAAGCCGGGCCCGCCGCCGTGGCTGACCGGGCTGTTCGGCCTCGCCCAGCCGGAGCCGCCGCGCGGTCCGCGGGCGCGCCGGGGTGACGTGCGCGCGGCCATCCTCGACGTGCTGCGCGGGGAGCCGATGAACGGCTACCAGGTCATGCAGCAGATCGCCGAGCGGTCCGGTGGCGCCTGGAAGCCCAGCCCGGGCTCGGTGTACCCGACGATCCAGCAGCTCGAGGACGAGGGGCTGATCGAGGGCATCGACGGCTCGGGGCAGCGCAAGCTCAAGCCCACCACCGCGGGCTGGCACTACATCGACGAGCACCGCGAGGAGCTCGAGGACGTGTGGCGGCCGTTCGAGCGGTCCGAGGGCGAGGAGCGGGGTGCCGGGTTCGGCGACCTCAAGCCCGAGATCGGCCAGGTGCTCTCGGCGGTGTGGCAGATCATCACCCAGGGCAGCGACCGCCAGCGGCGCGAGGCCGTGGCCGTGCTCGTCGAGACCCGACGCCGGCTCTACGGGATCCTGGCCGAGGGCGACGACCCGACCGACCCCGGCTCCCGCGACGCCGGGGGTGAGGAGAGCGACGACGGGACCGGGGACGGGGTGGCGTCATGA
- a CDS encoding DUF1707 SHOCT-like domain-containing protein, whose translation MKDGHFLLSDVERDRAGAELADHYAEGRLTPEEHAERLDRIWSARTRADLLPVFRDLPRPAAATPTRSGRPGAARGWGGRTPYAAPRRTGLRAVPTPLLVVLGVLLVLTVLTHLPVVLLGLLVWFFVARARHGHYPRRW comes from the coding sequence ATGAAGGACGGACACTTCCTGCTCAGCGACGTCGAGCGCGACCGGGCGGGCGCCGAGCTCGCCGACCACTACGCCGAGGGCCGGCTGACCCCTGAGGAGCACGCCGAGCGGCTGGACCGGATCTGGTCCGCGCGCACCCGCGCCGACCTGCTCCCGGTCTTCCGCGACCTGCCCCGCCCCGCCGCGGCCACCCCGACCAGGTCCGGCCGGCCGGGTGCCGCCCGGGGCTGGGGCGGCCGGACGCCGTACGCCGCGCCGCGCCGGACCGGGCTGCGCGCCGTGCCCACCCCGCTGCTGGTGGTCCTCGGCGTGCTGCTCGTGCTGACCGTCCTCACCCACCTGCCGGTGGTGCTGCTCGGCCTGCTGGTGTGGTTCTTCGTGGCCCGCGCCCGGCACGGGCACTACCCGCGCCGTTGGTGA
- a CDS encoding nucleotidyltransferase domain-containing protein, protein MSAPAHSPVPHISERTSAPDLTRFQDWLTWLARQGEEDPDVLVAWVGGSAATGGYDEWSDLDVELLCTPGAHDAVYDRLLARIREEFDVDHVWELPRAGWPDGRQCFVNHQHRPGALAEPTRIVDLHISSLSDEHRFVDVRRHGTPIVVHDPDGLVELRHDDEDAIAQACAEWTEQVRQRRATAEWLVNRAVRRGQLPEAASLYLTFALGGLVRLLRIEHCPWRHDFGLRYLHEDLPAAVAARIDTLLPGPDNAAGLAELSAACFAWTDELLAAR, encoded by the coding sequence ATGTCTGCCCCCGCGCACTCACCTGTCCCCCACATTTCTGAACGCACTTCGGCACCCGACCTGACCCGGTTCCAGGACTGGCTGACCTGGCTGGCCCGCCAGGGCGAGGAGGACCCCGACGTCCTGGTCGCCTGGGTGGGCGGGTCCGCCGCCACCGGTGGCTACGACGAGTGGTCCGACCTCGACGTGGAGCTGCTGTGCACGCCCGGCGCGCACGACGCGGTCTACGACCGGCTGCTCGCCCGGATCCGCGAGGAGTTCGACGTCGACCACGTCTGGGAGCTGCCGCGGGCCGGCTGGCCGGACGGCCGTCAGTGCTTCGTCAACCACCAGCACCGGCCGGGCGCGCTGGCCGAGCCGACCCGGATCGTCGACCTGCACATCTCGAGCCTGTCCGACGAGCACCGCTTCGTCGACGTACGCCGGCACGGCACCCCGATCGTCGTCCACGACCCCGACGGCCTCGTCGAGCTGCGCCACGACGACGAGGACGCGATCGCCCAGGCGTGCGCGGAGTGGACCGAGCAGGTCCGGCAGCGCCGGGCGACGGCGGAGTGGCTGGTCAACCGCGCGGTTCGCCGCGGCCAGCTGCCGGAGGCGGCCTCGCTCTACCTCACGTTCGCGCTCGGCGGGCTGGTGCGGCTGCTGCGCATCGAGCACTGCCCCTGGCGGCACGACTTCGGGCTGCGCTACCTCCACGAGGACCTGCCCGCCGCCGTCGCCGCGCGCATCGACACGCTGCTGCCCGGCCCGGACAACGCCGCCGGCCTGGCCGAGCTGTCAGCGGCCTGCTTCGCCTGGACCGACGAGCTGCTGGCCGCCCGCTGA
- a CDS encoding DUF3311 domain-containing protein: protein MTETPPRPAGRTPRGPWILAVVLLAPAVILPLIVPLYDSTDPTLNGWPFYFWFQMALILMSGVLTIAAYLVVTRSERRERVRDGERTR, encoded by the coding sequence ATGACCGAAACGCCTCCCCGCCCCGCGGGCCGGACCCCCCGCGGCCCCTGGATCCTCGCCGTGGTGCTGCTCGCCCCGGCCGTGATCCTGCCCCTGATCGTGCCGCTCTACGACAGCACGGACCCCACGTTGAACGGCTGGCCGTTCTACTTCTGGTTCCAGATGGCGCTGATCCTCATGTCGGGGGTGCTGACGATCGCGGCCTACCTGGTCGTCACCCGCAGCGAGCGCCGTGAGCGCGTCCGCGACGGCGAGCGCACGCGATGA